One Methanoculleus sp. 7T genomic window carries:
- the map gene encoding type II methionyl aminopeptidase — MIMDDEVYDAYRKAGALARKVLRRGAGLVKEGASLLEMVEETEAMVIDEGAQLAFPLNVSLNEAAAHDTAMPGDERTFSRGDLVKVDLGVQVDGYIADTAMTVDLGDHAELVEASRAALEAAIATVRPGITAGELGAVIQAKIEESGYKPVANLTGHGLDRYDLHTKPTIPNIAMVGGAFIEEGMVFAIEPFATTGSGRISEATRVEIYQQIAARPARLPSAKRVLETARPRRGLPFSRRWVPGDKVEIGLATLVRSGILHPFPVLHDVPGSFVSQAEHTLIVTADGCEVTTR, encoded by the coding sequence ATGATCATGGACGACGAAGTCTACGACGCCTACCGGAAAGCAGGGGCGCTGGCACGGAAGGTGCTCCGCCGGGGTGCGGGGCTCGTGAAGGAGGGGGCAAGCCTCCTCGAGATGGTTGAAGAGACGGAAGCGATGGTGATCGATGAGGGGGCGCAGCTCGCCTTCCCCCTCAACGTCTCCCTAAACGAAGCCGCGGCCCACGACACCGCCATGCCCGGGGACGAGCGGACGTTTTCCCGGGGCGACCTCGTCAAGGTCGACCTCGGGGTGCAGGTCGACGGCTACATCGCCGACACAGCCATGACCGTCGACCTCGGCGACCATGCGGAACTCGTCGAGGCGTCCCGGGCGGCCCTCGAGGCGGCGATCGCCACCGTCCGCCCGGGGATCACCGCCGGAGAGCTTGGGGCGGTCATCCAGGCGAAGATCGAGGAGAGCGGCTACAAACCGGTCGCAAACCTCACCGGGCACGGCCTAGACCGTTACGACCTCCACACGAAACCCACCATTCCGAACATCGCCATGGTCGGCGGGGCCTTCATCGAGGAGGGGATGGTCTTCGCGATCGAGCCCTTCGCCACCACGGGGTCGGGGAGGATCAGCGAGGCGACGCGCGTAGAGATCTACCAGCAGATCGCGGCCCGCCCCGCCCGCCTGCCGTCGGCGAAGCGGGTCCTCGAGACGGCCCGGCCGCGGAGGGGTCTCCCCTTCTCCCGCCGCTGGGTCCCGGGCGACAAAGTCGAGATCGGGCTTGCGACCCTTGTACGGTCCGGAATCCTTCATCCCTTCCCGGTGCTGCACGATGTGCCGGGGTCGTTCGTCTCGCAGGCGGAGCATACCCTGATCGTCACGGCCGACGGATGCGAGGTCACCACCCGGTGA
- a CDS encoding M24 family metallopeptidase codes for MNGLDSAIRDAGAAAYVAYGSSADANVLYLTRFRTTDPVVYVAKPGERGMLIVPQMEHERAVRESIAAVVTRADAGYLDYIKAGEPRWRATAHMLADLAAGPVLVPANFPLALARELESFHPVLLDSKGTVEGMRAVKTPEEIEQIRSVQRVTEAAMERGIALIRSSSPKGGVLHRDGRPLTSEAVRAEMHAFLLAHGCRGIDTIVSCGPDTALPHNLGTGPLLENEPIVIDVFPQDELTGYHADMTRTVVKGEPSPAIREMYEAVRDAKILGASMVKAGAVGADLYRAVVDLFGERGYESNTRGFTHSLGHGVGLEVHEEPSLGPQGGELVAGNVVTVEPGLYYPGIGGVRLEDMGAVTGTGFDRFTQYGEGLTI; via the coding sequence ATGAATGGACTGGATTCTGCTATCCGGGACGCCGGAGCAGCAGCATACGTTGCCTACGGTTCGTCCGCAGATGCCAACGTGCTCTACCTGACCCGGTTCCGCACCACCGACCCCGTGGTCTACGTGGCAAAGCCCGGTGAGCGCGGCATGCTGATCGTTCCGCAGATGGAGCACGAGCGGGCGGTCCGAGAATCAATCGCGGCGGTCGTCACCCGCGCCGACGCCGGATACCTCGACTACATCAAGGCCGGAGAGCCGCGCTGGCGGGCGACCGCCCACATGCTCGCCGACCTTGCCGCCGGCCCCGTGCTGGTCCCGGCCAACTTCCCCCTGGCCCTCGCCCGGGAACTCGAGTCGTTCCACCCGGTCCTCCTCGACAGCAAAGGGACGGTCGAGGGGATGCGGGCGGTCAAGACGCCTGAAGAGATCGAGCAGATACGCTCGGTGCAGCGGGTCACCGAGGCGGCGATGGAGCGGGGGATCGCGCTCATCCGGTCCTCCAGCCCGAAAGGCGGCGTCCTCCACCGGGACGGCCGGCCCCTCACCTCGGAAGCAGTCCGGGCGGAGATGCACGCCTTCCTCCTCGCCCACGGGTGCCGGGGGATAGACACCATCGTCTCCTGCGGCCCCGATACCGCCCTCCCGCACAACCTCGGCACCGGGCCGCTCCTGGAGAACGAACCGATCGTCATCGACGTCTTCCCGCAGGACGAACTGACCGGCTACCACGCCGACATGACCCGGACAGTGGTGAAAGGCGAGCCGTCGCCAGCGATCCGGGAGATGTACGAGGCCGTCAGAGACGCAAAGATCCTCGGCGCATCGATGGTCAAGGCCGGCGCCGTCGGTGCCGACCTCTATCGTGCGGTGGTGGACCTCTTCGGCGAACGCGGCTACGAGAGCAACACGCGGGGGTTCACCCACAGCCTCGGCCACGGCGTCGGGCTCGAGGTCCACGAAGAACCGTCGCTCGGACCGCAGGGAGGGGAACTCGTCGCCGGAAACGTCGTCACCGTCGAGCCCGGGCTCTACTACCCCGGGATCGGCGGTGTCCGCCTCGAGGATATGGGCGCGGTGACCGGGACCGGGTTTGACCGGTTCACCCAATACGGGGAAGGGCTAACCATATGA